The Vibrio agarivorans genome contains the following window.
ATAGCTTAGTTGTATTGAAACTGGATCGGCTTGGTAGAGACAATATTGATGTTCAACATACGATTAGTATGTTGATCGAAAAAAGGCGTAACTCCCGTTTCTTTAGATCTTCCATTAAAGGATCTAGGTTCTTTAATGGAAGACTCAGGTTGCAAATGTTCTTAGCATTTGCGGAATTTGAGCTAAATAGAATTCGTGAAAGAACGCAGGAATGACAAGCCCGAGCAAGTGCGGAAGGTAAAAAAGTAGGGCGGCCTGAGGCAGTAGCTACAACCGCCAAAATTCAGGAGTATAAAGCAAAGGGGTTGAGTCAATCGAAAGTAGCAGCAGCGACTAGGTTCGCGCTGCCAATCGTAAAGCGCCATTGGAACAAAGCAGTACAGCTATGATAGTTTCGTGATATTGAATTCGGATTCAAGTGATGTATGCTTTAAAAAGCGATTCGATTCTTGAGGAATGACACATGATTGAACTTATTAACAATAACTTCGCACTTTTGACGGGGGTAGGCCTTGGGATATTCACAGGGATGGTTCTAGCGTTGATATACGTAATGAAAAATTATAGTTAAAACTCCTTGTTCCTAGTTTTCTTTAAGTAGCACATATCTTCTTGATGTTACTAGTAGTCCGAACTTGGTCTAACTCATCATCAGGCTACTGATGACTTTATTGCTTCAGGTTATATTTCCGAAATATGAACTTCACGAGTTTACGCGTGCCTATTCTTTGTTGGCATTTTGAATGAATTCGTTCCTAATAATTAATCCACTTCGTATTTGTTCTTTATCTAAGCCAATGGGAATCTTTGTAATCAACCTCAACACAGCCCCAATTGACCGTTCTAACAGAAATAACCTCACTTCATACGCTATCTAATTAATTTTATTTAGGTACATATGGTTGTTCGAATAGGCAAATAATGGAGATCGCCCATGGCTGTTTTCTTTGACCTCTGGTGTTAATAGGTGGCCTAGAGTCAAATTTTGAGGGTTCGTGAGGGTATCAGCTCGACACAACCCCAATTGACCGATCATACAAAAATCATTTCCATTCATGCTGATATGTAATTGATTTTATTGATAAATGTATGGTTGTTTCAGTAGGGGAATAGTGGCGTTCGTCCATAGCTGTTTTCTTTGACCTCTGGTGTTCATAGGTGGCCTAGTGTCAAATTTTGAGGGTTCGTGAGGGTATCAGCTCGACACAGCCCCAATTGACAGGGCGACCGCATGAGTTGATTTTGTGTTAAGCAAAATCTTATACTTTGTAATGATTAGTCAAAATCACGCTATAACAGAAAATGAAACCTAGAAATAAGGCTTAAAAATCGAACAGCCACATTTCGGTTTTCGTACTGTACTTGCTGGGAATTTGTTTCTGATAACAACTTTATAACTCATGCGGTTGCCCTGCCCCAATTGACCGATCATACAAAAATCACTTCCATTCATGCCGATATATAATTGATTTTATTGATAAATGCATGGTTGTTTCAGTAGGTGAATAGTGGCGATCGTCCATAGCTGTTTTCTTTGACCTCTGGTGTTAATAGGTGGCCTAGAGTCAAATTTTGAGGGTTCGTGAGGGTATCAGATCGACACAACCCCAATTGACCGATCGTACAAAAATCACTTCCATATCATGACATATATAATTGATTTTATTGATAAATGCATGGTTGTTCCAGTAGGGGATAGTGGCGATCGTCCATAGCTGTTTTCTTTGACCTCTGGTGTTAATAGGTGGCCTAGAGTCAAATTTTGAGGGTTCGTGAGGGTATCAGCTCGACACAACCCCAATTGACCGATCATACAAAAAACATTTCCAGTCATGCTTATATGTAATTGATTTTATTGATGAATGTATGGTTATTTCAGTAGGGGAATAGTGGCGATCGTCCATAGCTGTTTTCTTTGACCTCTGGTGTTAATAGGTGGCTTTTACTAGTTTGTTCTGCTGTCACCCCAAAAACTAGCTAAATTAGTTCTGTCGGGTGGACGACCCTTATTCCCAAGTGCGTCTCTTCAAGATTTATCTAGCATCAGTAAAGCCCTGAAGGTATGAACAAAAATGGTAATATAAGAGGATGCTCAATCTGATAGATTGAAACTCAAATGTGATACTTACCAGGTATGTCTATAACGCTTTGACTATGTTTTTCAGAGTTAACAATCATATTCGGTTTCTTTTGCATAACAGTGATTTATGCATCAATATAGACCATCGGATTCATATCAGCATTAAGATATAATCATGTCTCTGTCGAACTGAGCGAGTGCATCAATGACCAACAGCATTAACAAAGCCAAGTTATCCGAAACAGACATCATTACCAAATTCATACTTCCTGCGATCAAAGAGGCGGGGTGGGATGATATGACTCAGATTCGCCAGGAAGTGAAACTGCGCGATGGTAAAGTGATCGTTCGAGGGCAAGCTGCTGCTCGCAAAAAGGTAAAGTCTGCTGATATCGTCTTATATCACAAGCCAAGTATGCCGCTTGCTGTTGTGGAAGCGAAAGCCAATAAGCACGAAGTAGGCAAAGGCATGCAACAAGGTATGGATTATGCCAAGTTACTCGAAGTGCCATTTGTTTTTGCTTCAAATGGTGATGGGTTTATCTTCAGAGATCTCACTAATCCCATTCAGCTTGAAACCGAGATTCGTTTAGAAGACTTCCCAACACCAGAAGAGTTGTGGAAAAAATATTGTGTATGGAGAGGTTACAAAGAAGAACACCTGCCAGTAATTACACAGGATTATTTTGATGACGGTAGTGGCAAGTCGCCACGTTACTATCAGCTTCAAGCTATCAATAAAACAGTTGAAGCCGTGGCCGCTGGGCAAGATCGTATCTTACTGGTCATGGCGACGGGTACAGGCAAAACGTACACGGCCTTTCAAATCATTTGGCGCTTATGGAAAGCGAAAGCCAAGAAGCGAATTTTATTTCTTGCTGATCGCAATATTCTAGTCGATCAAACCAAAACCAATGATTTCCAACCATTCGGTACTGCGATGACGAAAATCACAGGTCGAAAGGTAGACCCTGCATTCGAGGTTCACCTAGCACTCTACCAAGCACTAACAGGACCAGAAGAAGAACAAAAAGCCTATAAGCAAGTTGACCCAAATTTCTTTGACCTGATTATCATTGACGAGTGTCACCGTGGCAGTGCTTCTGAAGATAGCGCATGGCGTGAAATTTTGGAATACTTCAGCTCTGCAACACAAGTTGGTTTAACGGCAACCCCTAAAGAAACCGATGAAGTCTCTAATATAGAATACTTTGGCGACCCAGTTTATACCTACTCGCTAAAAGAGGGTATTGAGGATGGCTTCCTAGCGCCCTACAAAGTGGTTCGTGTCGATATTGACGTAGACGTGCAAGGTTGGCGACCAACCAAAGGTCAAACTGATAAGCATGGCGAGGTGATTGAAGATCGAATCTACAACCAGAAAGATTTTGATCGCACCATGGTCATTGATGAGCGTACAGATTTAGTGGCTCAAACTATTACCAATTACCTTAAACGCACTGACCCAATGGCAAAAACCATCGTGTTCTGTAATGACATTGACCATGCAGAGCGTATGCGTCGTGCTTTAGTTAACCTCAACCCAGAGCAGGTCAAAAAGAACGACAAGTATGTAATGAAGATTACTGGGGATGATGAAATCGGCAAAGCCCAGCTTGATAATTTCATCAACCCTAAAAAGAAATACCCTGTGATTGCCACAACCTCAGAGCTTATGACAACAGGTGTAGATGCAAAAACCTGTAAGTTGGTTGTGTTGGACCAAGGCATCCAGTCGATGACCAAGTTTAAACAGATCATTGGTCGAGGTACTCGCATTGATGACCGCTACGGCAAACTGTGGTTCACCATATTAGACTTTAAGAAAGCAACCGAACTGTTTGCCGATGAGCGCTTTGATGGAACACCAGAGCGAGTGAAAGTCACCACCCCTGAACAATTTGAAAATGTTGATGACTTAAATGACATCATTGACGGTATTGATGATGTAGATATAGACAATCCGTTTGGTGATGAAGAAATAGACTCAGATTCAATTCAAGAGCCAGAACAGACTTACGGTAGCGATTCGGGCAGTTCATCTAGCGGTAATGCTGAAGGCAATGATGACTGGGATGACGAAAACAAAGTTCGTAAGTTCCATGTCAATGGCGTATCGGTTAAAGCGCTCGCTGAACGTGTTCAATATTATGATTCAGATGGCAAGCTCGTAACCGAATCATTTAAAGATTACACGTGCAAAACCATGGTGAAACAGTTCTCCTCTTTAGACGAATTCACCAAGCGTTGGAATGAATCCGACCGTAAGCAAGCCATTATCGATGAGTTAGCCGAAGCAGGTATTCTATGGGAAGCGTTAGAAGACGAAGTGGGTAAAGAAATGGACCCATTCGATATGATTTGCCATGTCGTTTACGACCAACCTGCTTTGACTCGTAAAGAGCGTGCCGATAACGTGAAGAAGCGTAACTACTTCACTAAATATGGTGACACTGCGCAGCAAGTGCTCAATAACCTGTTAGACAAATACGCTGATGAGGGTGTTCAAGAGATAGAGAACATTCATGTACTGAAGGTTAAACCATTTGATGAAATGGGCCGACCGCTGGAAATCATTAAAAAGGGATTTGGTGGTAAGAATCAGTATCTAGAAGCGGTGCAAGATCTAGAAGCAGCAATTTACCAAGTAGGATAATTGAACAGTGAAGTTCAAACGATTTTTTAGTAGCACCCTAAGGATAGTCAGTGCATATTTTTGTGTTCGGTAATTTGAATGTAGGAAAGTCTTCGTTTTGTAAGAAGTTAAGTGAAAAACTACCCACCTATGTTCAGCTATCCCTAGATCATCATAGACAGTTGTACAGTGATGGAAGCCTTGAAGGTGAGGCGCTTGCCTGCGATAAGTTTGTTGATGCGGTTGCAAATACGCCTAGCGCTATTGTTGAGTTTACTGGTCGTGGACCAGTCGCTGAGAAGCTTCAAGCTGCTCTTACGTATAAGTGCGGTATTCTTGTTGTGATAACACGAAACAAGGCTGAAAACATCGCATCTGTATACTCTGAAAAGTTTGAAAACGTCCCATATCCTATTGAATATAAGCAGCAACAAACTCTGGTTCAGACGATTGAACAGTTAGAATGCCACACTACTTTGTCGGCATTGGAATTGGCCTGGAAAAATCAAATTTGGCACTCATATACGCATAATTTTGAACAGAGTTTTCACTCTTTTTGGAAGCAGTTTCCTAAACAGCACCATGAGCTAACAGCGCGTATCAACCGATTTGCATCAAGGCAAACAGGTATTGAAGTTGCCGTAATATACGGCTCATTGGGAGCAAATCAGGTTACACTCGATTCAGACATTGATTATTTCATCCAATCGAGTACCCCCGCTTCATATTGGCTTGAGGCGTTTCAAGAGTATTTTGGTCATGAGATCATCCACGCAGATCTCATT
Protein-coding sequences here:
- a CDS encoding recombinase family protein; protein product: MSAGRIFSYCRVLISEQTTDNQVLAIKSAGYEIQHNRVISETTSGSTLAMERQAFRTLVEHKLEPGDSLVVLKLDRLGRDNIDVQHTISMLIEKRRNSRFFRSSIKGSRFFNGRLRLQMFLAFAEFELNRIRERTQE
- the hsdR gene encoding EcoAI/FtnUII family type I restriction enzme subunit R; this translates as MTNSINKAKLSETDIITKFILPAIKEAGWDDMTQIRQEVKLRDGKVIVRGQAAARKKVKSADIVLYHKPSMPLAVVEAKANKHEVGKGMQQGMDYAKLLEVPFVFASNGDGFIFRDLTNPIQLETEIRLEDFPTPEELWKKYCVWRGYKEEHLPVITQDYFDDGSGKSPRYYQLQAINKTVEAVAAGQDRILLVMATGTGKTYTAFQIIWRLWKAKAKKRILFLADRNILVDQTKTNDFQPFGTAMTKITGRKVDPAFEVHLALYQALTGPEEEQKAYKQVDPNFFDLIIIDECHRGSASEDSAWREILEYFSSATQVGLTATPKETDEVSNIEYFGDPVYTYSLKEGIEDGFLAPYKVVRVDIDVDVQGWRPTKGQTDKHGEVIEDRIYNQKDFDRTMVIDERTDLVAQTITNYLKRTDPMAKTIVFCNDIDHAERMRRALVNLNPEQVKKNDKYVMKITGDDEIGKAQLDNFINPKKKYPVIATTSELMTTGVDAKTCKLVVLDQGIQSMTKFKQIIGRGTRIDDRYGKLWFTILDFKKATELFADERFDGTPERVKVTTPEQFENVDDLNDIIDGIDDVDIDNPFGDEEIDSDSIQEPEQTYGSDSGSSSSGNAEGNDDWDDENKVRKFHVNGVSVKALAERVQYYDSDGKLVTESFKDYTCKTMVKQFSSLDEFTKRWNESDRKQAIIDELAEAGILWEALEDEVGKEMDPFDMICHVVYDQPALTRKERADNVKKRNYFTKYGDTAQQVLNNLLDKYADEGVQEIENIHVLKVKPFDEMGRPLEIIKKGFGGKNQYLEAVQDLEAAIYQVG